The following proteins come from a genomic window of Bactrocera tryoni isolate S06 chromosome 1, CSIRO_BtryS06_freeze2, whole genome shotgun sequence:
- the LOC120766665 gene encoding uncharacterized protein LOC120766665: MIRKSLTENDARPNDRSMELSASEINTSRLQCSQSSVSSESDLSFSLSIERDLDALLIDDELPAFEIRLISPLGRTPSPIDTNAEDLQTPTRLPQVDDDSTPNACQNTDFVALHEINALISPPADNEERRESLSRCNSLETIFEGVFLNTPPKNASNIRRTNSMRSNIIEKNFISRMNTDKENQIPNVIDSNSSSRNNYQPK, from the coding sequence ATGATAAGAAAATCTCTCACGGAAAATGATGCAAGGCCAAATGACAGAAGCATGGAGTTGTCTGCATCCGAAATAAATACTTCCCGCCTTCAGTGTTCTCAATCCTCAGTGTCAAGTGAAAGTGATCTGTCATTCTCATTATCAATTGAGCGAGATTTAGATGCACTTCTAATCGATGACGAACTTCCAGCATTTGAAATCAGGCTTATATCACCGCTTGGCCGTACCCCTTCACCGATAGACACCAACGCAGAAGATTTACAAACACCAACGCGTCTTCCGCAGGTAGATGATGATTCTACACCTAATGCCTGCCAAAATACGGATTTTGTTGCTCTCCACGAAATCAACGCATTGATAAGTCCACCAGCTGATAATGAAGAAAGAAGAGAAAGCCTAAGCCGTTGTAATAGCCTCGAGACAATATTTGAAGGTGTATTCCTAAATACCCCTCCTAAGAACGCAAGCAATATACGCAGAACTAATTCAATGCGGAGTAATATTATCGAAAAGAATTTTATTAGTAGAATGAACACTGACAAAGAAAACCAAATACCAAATGTCATTGATTCAAATAGTTCATCCAGGAACAACTACCAGCCCAAATAA